From the Pseudarthrobacter sp. MM222 genome, one window contains:
- a CDS encoding DAK2 domain-containing protein: MKRWLGKAETTLGNHSDRLNAINIFPVADGDTGTNLYLTARAAAHAVQASDPASSPGPDAAAPPTAAMPLVTGDPAQHIAGTGPAQNDVGAVLAQAGKAAMEQARGNSGTLFAVFLCAAAEPLAGHTRLSGPLLAAALNRAQIRAWSALSDPVPGTMLSVMEAAARAAAAVDSAHDGDDSNHTLGLALDAAVEAALAAVVRTEDQLDALQAAHVVDAGGVGMLLILDCLRSAVLGEELQSELLDGLHGYDVQDPHIHAGMPRDEGVEVMCTITLSPLDAAMMRQRLDEMGESVIMSQVDRAADASGQYRWRVHVHVPDAEPAVALIRSLGDPSDLSVSELAVPREYEDRVPDGHER, from the coding sequence ATGAAGCGGTGGTTGGGCAAGGCAGAAACAACGCTAGGGAACCACAGCGACCGCCTGAACGCCATCAACATCTTCCCTGTCGCCGACGGCGACACGGGCACCAACCTCTACCTGACGGCCAGGGCCGCGGCGCACGCCGTGCAAGCCTCGGATCCGGCCTCGAGTCCGGGCCCCGATGCCGCCGCGCCGCCCACAGCCGCCATGCCGCTGGTCACCGGCGACCCGGCCCAGCACATCGCCGGGACGGGTCCGGCGCAGAACGACGTCGGCGCGGTTTTGGCCCAGGCCGGCAAGGCCGCCATGGAGCAGGCGCGCGGCAACTCCGGGACCCTGTTCGCCGTTTTCCTCTGCGCTGCTGCCGAGCCCCTCGCCGGCCACACCCGGCTCAGCGGACCACTGCTGGCCGCCGCCCTCAACCGCGCCCAAATCCGGGCCTGGTCCGCACTGAGCGACCCCGTGCCGGGTACCATGCTGTCCGTCATGGAAGCGGCTGCCCGCGCCGCCGCCGCCGTGGACTCCGCCCACGACGGCGACGACAGCAACCACACCCTCGGGCTGGCACTCGATGCGGCTGTGGAAGCGGCCCTTGCCGCGGTGGTGCGGACCGAGGACCAGCTCGACGCCCTGCAGGCCGCCCATGTGGTGGACGCCGGCGGGGTCGGGATGCTGTTGATCCTGGACTGCCTGCGGTCCGCCGTCCTCGGTGAAGAACTGCAGAGCGAACTCCTCGACGGTTTGCATGGCTATGACGTCCAGGACCCGCACATCCACGCTGGGATGCCCCGGGACGAGGGCGTGGAAGTGATGTGCACCATCACGCTCTCCCCGCTGGATGCCGCCATGATGCGCCAGCGCCTCGACGAGATGGGCGAGTCCGTCATCATGAGCCAGGTGGACCGTGCGGCCGACGCTTCCGGGCAGTACCGCTGGCGGGTCCATGTCCACGTTCCCGACGCCGAGCCGGCCGTGGCACTGATCCGTTCCCTGGGCGACCCCTCGGACCTGTCCGTCAGCGAGCTCGCCGTGCCGCGTGAATATGAGGACCGGGTCCCCGACGGACATGAACGCTGA
- a CDS encoding ATP-dependent DNA helicase RecG codes for MNAELDLGLERRIGKRSAAVIEKHLGITTVGGLLNYFPRRYMSRGELTPISEVPLDEDVTLIARVLSNSTRSMRARRGTLTDVVITDDAGGAGAAGAHRPPGAGLPGTLKVSFFNGFRAKAELQPGRRALFSGKVTRYGGSLGLTNPDFQLLDEDPETPGMDPEKLAAMPIPVYPATAKLTSWSIQKVISTLLDTAELDALADPLPADIAAREKFLAVADAYRLIHAPETPPDYSRARDRFRYQEALVLQSALARRRAQLAAEEATARRPVAGGLLPAFDRQLPFTLTAGQSAVGKTLAGELAQDSPMNRLLQGEVGSGKTIVALRAMLQVVDAGGQAALLAPTEVLAAQHFDSIRRTLGPLSRDGLLGGFGSDAVQVTLLTGSMPTAARKQALLDAASGTAGIVIGTHALLSDNVSFYDLGLIVVDEQHRFGVEQRDLLRSKARKPPHLLVMTATPIPRTVAMTVFGDLETSVLDELPAGRAPITTHVVGLAENPGWARRIWSRSREEIDAGHQVYVVCPKIGSDDDGDFSPGEAEPSDADLEGDNGSRELASVTGVVEQLRDEPALAGVPVAPLHGRQDPALKSGTMASFTANETKLLVSTTVIEVGVDVHNATLMVILDADRFGISQLHQLRGRVGRGGLPGTCLLVTALEPGHPSRRRLEAVAATTDGFELSQEDLKLRREGDILGASQSGGRSTLKLLRVLEHEDIIARARQDAQRIVAADPSLTANPALAEAIDEYLNPEKEAFLERG; via the coding sequence ATGAACGCTGAACTGGACCTGGGCCTGGAGCGCCGGATCGGCAAGCGCTCCGCGGCGGTCATCGAGAAGCACTTGGGCATCACCACCGTAGGCGGCCTCCTGAACTACTTCCCGCGCCGCTACATGAGCCGCGGCGAGCTGACCCCGATCAGTGAAGTCCCGCTCGACGAGGACGTGACACTTATTGCCCGGGTACTCTCCAACAGCACCCGGTCCATGCGCGCGCGCCGCGGAACCCTGACCGACGTCGTGATCACCGACGACGCCGGGGGAGCCGGTGCCGCCGGCGCACACCGCCCGCCGGGGGCCGGCCTGCCGGGCACGCTCAAGGTGAGTTTCTTCAACGGCTTCCGGGCCAAGGCCGAACTCCAGCCCGGCCGGCGTGCCCTTTTCTCCGGCAAGGTCACGCGCTACGGCGGCTCGCTCGGACTGACCAACCCCGATTTCCAACTCCTCGACGAGGACCCGGAAACTCCCGGCATGGATCCGGAAAAGCTCGCAGCCATGCCCATCCCGGTGTATCCGGCCACCGCCAAGCTGACCAGCTGGTCCATCCAGAAAGTCATTTCGACGCTCCTGGACACCGCGGAGCTGGACGCCCTGGCGGACCCGCTGCCCGCGGACATTGCGGCGCGGGAGAAATTCCTGGCCGTCGCGGACGCCTACCGGCTCATCCACGCCCCGGAGACGCCCCCGGACTATTCGCGCGCCCGCGACCGGTTCCGCTACCAGGAAGCCCTGGTGCTCCAGTCCGCCCTGGCCCGTCGCCGGGCCCAGCTCGCCGCTGAGGAAGCCACCGCCAGGCGGCCAGTTGCGGGCGGCCTGCTGCCCGCCTTCGACCGCCAGCTGCCGTTCACGCTGACCGCCGGCCAGTCCGCCGTCGGCAAGACCCTGGCCGGGGAGCTGGCCCAGGACTCGCCAATGAACCGGCTGCTGCAGGGCGAGGTGGGTTCCGGCAAGACCATCGTGGCCCTGCGCGCCATGCTGCAGGTGGTGGACGCCGGCGGACAGGCCGCCCTGCTGGCCCCCACCGAGGTCCTCGCCGCGCAGCACTTCGACTCGATCCGGCGCACCCTCGGCCCGCTGTCCCGGGACGGACTGCTGGGCGGTTTTGGATCCGACGCCGTGCAGGTCACCTTGCTGACGGGGTCGATGCCGACCGCGGCGCGCAAGCAGGCGCTGCTGGATGCCGCCTCCGGAACGGCGGGGATAGTGATCGGCACGCACGCCCTGCTGAGCGACAACGTCTCCTTCTATGACCTGGGCCTGATCGTGGTGGACGAACAGCACCGCTTCGGGGTGGAACAACGCGACCTGCTCCGGTCCAAGGCCCGCAAGCCGCCGCACCTGCTGGTCATGACCGCCACCCCGATCCCGCGGACCGTGGCCATGACGGTGTTCGGCGACCTCGAAACCTCCGTGCTGGACGAGCTCCCGGCGGGACGCGCGCCGATCACCACCCACGTCGTCGGGCTCGCGGAAAACCCCGGCTGGGCCCGGCGCATCTGGTCCCGTTCCCGGGAGGAGATCGACGCCGGCCACCAGGTCTATGTTGTGTGCCCCAAGATCGGCAGCGACGACGACGGGGACTTCAGTCCCGGCGAAGCCGAGCCGTCCGACGCCGACCTCGAGGGGGACAACGGCTCCCGCGAGCTGGCGTCGGTGACCGGCGTCGTCGAACAGCTCCGGGATGAACCGGCGCTGGCCGGAGTTCCGGTCGCGCCGCTGCACGGCCGCCAGGACCCGGCGCTCAAGTCCGGGACCATGGCATCGTTCACGGCCAACGAGACCAAGCTGCTCGTCTCCACCACGGTGATCGAGGTCGGCGTCGACGTGCACAACGCCACCCTCATGGTCATCCTCGACGCGGACAGATTCGGCATCTCCCAGCTGCACCAGCTCCGCGGCCGGGTGGGCCGCGGCGGCCTGCCCGGCACCTGCCTCCTCGTCACCGCGCTCGAACCCGGCCATCCCAGCCGACGGCGGCTCGAGGCGGTTGCCGCCACGACCGACGGGTTCGAGCTTTCCCAGGAGGACCTCAAGCTGCGCCGCGAGGGCGACATCCTCGGCGCCTCCCAGTCCGGCGGCCGGTCCACCCTGAAGCTCCTGCGGGTGCTCGAGCACGAGGACATCATCGCCCGGGCACGGCAGGACGCCCAGCGGATCGTGGCAGCGGACCCGTCGCTTACCGCCAACCCAGCACTCGCCGAGGCGATCGACGAATACCTGAACCCCGAGAAGGAGGCGTTCCTTGAACGCGGCTAG
- the coaD gene encoding pantetheine-phosphate adenylyltransferase, with translation MRRAVCPGSFDPIHNGHLEVIARASGLFDEVIVAVSTNYAKKYRFSLDERIEMARETLASLQGIVVEPVGEGLLADYCRQRGVSAIVKGLRSSSDFDYELPMATMNRQLTGVETVFLPAEAHYLHLSSTLIKEVFTLGGNVSEFVPRSVLKRLLAG, from the coding sequence ATGAGACGCGCCGTATGCCCGGGCTCCTTCGACCCCATCCACAATGGACACCTGGAAGTCATTGCCAGGGCCTCCGGCCTCTTCGACGAGGTCATCGTGGCGGTCTCCACGAACTACGCGAAGAAGTACCGCTTCAGCCTGGACGAGCGGATCGAGATGGCCAGGGAGACCCTCGCGTCGCTCCAGGGCATCGTGGTGGAGCCGGTGGGCGAGGGCCTGCTGGCCGATTACTGCCGCCAGCGGGGCGTGTCCGCCATCGTGAAGGGTCTGCGCTCCTCCTCGGACTTCGACTACGAGCTGCCGATGGCCACCATGAACCGGCAACTCACCGGCGTCGAAACGGTGTTCCTCCCGGCCGAAGCGCACTACCTGCATTTGTCGTCCACCCTGATCAAGGAAGTCTTCACCCTCGGCGGCAACGTCTCCGAGTTCGTGCCCCGTTCCGTGCTGAAACGGCTGCTCGCGGGCTAG
- the thiL gene encoding thiamine-phosphate kinase, protein MTVAALSESELLERIFPRLNRGPRVNAAVLLGPGDDAAIVAAPDGRTVISIDTQVEDQDFRLEWNNGYRTSGYDVGWKAAAQNLSDINAMGARATSLVVSLTMPPATAVSWVEDFADGLTAGLRGLGAPDCAVAGGDLGRGRELAVSVAILGSLDGGDPVLRSGARPGDTLALAGTVGRAAAGLALLESDIPVHTLSGEQRALIDTQCRPRPPLAAGPLARRAGATAMMDISDGLVRDGGRMAAASGGVLNLDPDALKALAVPLLPAAELLGIEPLDWVLGGGEDHGLLATFPAGLQLPPGFTAIGSVEAPAPMDGTGVKIAGRAADAVGWDHFAD, encoded by the coding sequence CTGACCGTGGCGGCCCTCTCCGAGTCCGAGCTCCTTGAGCGGATCTTCCCCCGGCTCAACCGGGGCCCTCGGGTCAACGCCGCGGTCCTGCTGGGGCCCGGGGACGACGCCGCGATCGTGGCTGCGCCGGACGGCCGCACGGTGATCAGCATCGATACCCAGGTGGAGGACCAGGACTTCCGGCTTGAGTGGAACAACGGCTACCGGACCAGCGGGTACGACGTCGGCTGGAAGGCCGCCGCGCAGAACCTCAGTGACATCAACGCCATGGGGGCCCGTGCCACCTCCCTGGTGGTGAGCCTCACGATGCCGCCCGCTACCGCCGTGTCCTGGGTGGAGGACTTCGCCGACGGACTGACAGCGGGCCTCCGCGGGCTCGGCGCCCCGGACTGCGCCGTGGCCGGCGGCGACCTGGGCCGGGGGCGGGAACTGGCGGTGAGCGTCGCCATCCTTGGCAGCCTGGACGGCGGGGACCCGGTACTGCGGTCCGGAGCGCGCCCGGGAGACACCCTGGCGCTGGCCGGAACCGTCGGCCGGGCCGCCGCCGGCCTTGCCCTGCTCGAGTCCGACATCCCCGTCCACACGCTGAGCGGGGAACAGCGGGCTCTGATAGACACCCAATGCCGGCCCCGGCCGCCGCTCGCCGCCGGGCCGCTGGCGCGGCGCGCCGGCGCCACGGCCATGATGGATATTTCCGACGGACTCGTCCGGGACGGCGGCCGGATGGCCGCCGCCAGCGGGGGAGTGCTCAACCTGGACCCCGACGCGCTGAAGGCGCTCGCCGTGCCCCTGCTGCCCGCCGCCGAACTGCTGGGCATCGAACCGCTCGACTGGGTCCTGGGCGGCGGGGAAGACCACGGACTGCTTGCCACATTCCCCGCAGGTCTTCAGCTGCCTCCCGGTTTCACTGCGATAGGCTCGGTAGAAGCCCCTGCACCAATGGACGGCACGGGCGTCAAGATCGCGGGCAGGGCCGCAGACGCTGTGGGATGGGATCACTTTGCAGACTAA
- a CDS encoding spermidine synthase gives MADTPAAVSRFLRTTGQHATIEPDQFTEGGFVLSIGGAEQSHVNLADPTDIFYEYLRRIGHVVDLAAPWGEPVTALHLGAGALTLARYVQATRPGSEQYAVELERELLDFVLDRLPLPDGTRLHTLIGDARDALAELPPGLRFDVVILDIFSGPEAPAHLACTEFYREAAAKLTPRGVLIVNVGDEPGLTLVRSQAAALRRAMADVSAFAEAGMFSGRYPGNIILTGTQGPWPEAWTAALTARGPHPAKVLAGVGLDELSD, from the coding sequence GTGGCCGATACGCCTGCTGCGGTGTCGCGCTTCCTGCGGACCACCGGCCAGCACGCCACGATCGAGCCCGATCAATTCACCGAGGGCGGCTTCGTGCTCAGCATCGGCGGCGCCGAGCAGTCCCATGTGAACCTGGCGGACCCCACGGACATTTTCTACGAATACCTGCGCCGGATCGGGCATGTGGTGGACCTCGCGGCGCCGTGGGGTGAACCCGTCACAGCCCTCCACCTTGGCGCCGGGGCCCTCACGCTGGCCCGCTACGTCCAGGCCACCCGGCCCGGCTCCGAGCAGTACGCCGTTGAGCTGGAACGGGAGCTGCTGGACTTCGTTCTGGACCGGCTCCCCCTGCCCGACGGCACCCGGCTGCACACGCTGATCGGCGACGCCCGGGACGCCCTGGCCGAGTTGCCTCCGGGACTGCGCTTCGACGTCGTAATCCTGGACATTTTCTCCGGCCCCGAGGCGCCCGCGCATCTTGCCTGCACGGAGTTTTACCGGGAGGCCGCGGCGAAGCTGACCCCGCGCGGGGTGCTGATCGTCAACGTGGGCGATGAACCCGGGCTGACCCTGGTCCGGAGCCAGGCGGCGGCGCTGCGCCGGGCCATGGCGGATGTGTCGGCGTTCGCTGAGGCCGGCATGTTCAGCGGCCGGTATCCCGGCAACATCATCCTGACCGGGACCCAGGGGCCGTGGCCGGAAGCGTGGACCGCGGCGCTCACCGCCCGCGGACCCCACCCCGCCAAAGTACTCGCCGGCGTCGGCCTGGACGAGCTCTCGGACTAG
- a CDS encoding YceD family protein: MAFDVKDLGRSPGSMRTLTEHVPAPGDLGVALIGVQEGSDVGLDLRLEAVHEGILVSGTANVEVTGECGRCLDPLAYDLEVNVQELFFYEDAEFSDEEDEEEQRRVEHDLIDLEPVLRDAVVTMLPFQPVCREDCQGLCSECGVRLEDEPGHHHEVVDPRWAALADLAKPDRQN; the protein is encoded by the coding sequence TTGGCGTTCGACGTCAAGGACCTCGGGCGCAGCCCAGGAAGCATGCGGACGCTGACGGAACATGTACCCGCACCAGGTGATCTTGGTGTGGCACTCATTGGCGTGCAGGAAGGCTCGGATGTCGGGCTGGACCTGCGGCTGGAGGCCGTACACGAAGGAATTTTGGTATCAGGAACCGCAAACGTCGAAGTAACCGGCGAATGCGGCCGATGCCTGGATCCCCTTGCGTATGACCTCGAGGTCAATGTGCAAGAACTTTTCTTCTATGAGGATGCTGAATTCTCGGACGAAGAAGACGAAGAAGAGCAACGTCGAGTCGAGCACGATCTGATCGATCTTGAGCCGGTGTTGCGGGACGCAGTTGTAACCATGCTGCCGTTCCAGCCGGTGTGCCGGGAAGACTGCCAGGGCCTTTGCTCCGAATGTGGAGTGCGCCTGGAAGACGAGCCGGGGCATCACCACGAGGTCGTAGATCCTCGCTGGGCTGCCCTAGCTGACTTGGCTAAGCCTGACCGGCAAAACTGA
- the rpmF gene encoding 50S ribosomal protein L32, producing MAVPKRKMSRSNTRARRSQWKATAPHLVKTVENGQVTYSLPHQAKVVTDSAGTALFLEYKGRKVADV from the coding sequence GTGGCTGTCCCGAAGCGGAAAATGTCTCGCTCGAATACCCGCGCCCGCCGCTCCCAGTGGAAGGCGACTGCCCCCCACCTGGTGAAGACTGTCGAGAACGGCCAGGTCACGTACAGCCTGCCGCACCAGGCAAAGGTCGTTACCGACTCGGCTGGCACCGCGCTGTTCCTTGAATACAAGGGCCGCAAGGTCGCAGACGTCTAA
- the rnc gene encoding ribonuclease III gives MSSTEELLKRLGVSIDAGTLRLALTHRSYAYENGGIPTNERLEFLGDSILGFSVTDALYRDNPTLPEGDLAKRRSAVVSTRALAGIGRSIGLGEYIYLGQGEKLTEGKNKASILADTMEALIGATYVSNDIETARQLVMRLIGPLLKDAAALGAGTDWKTSIQELAASRQLGTINYAVEGSGPDHARTFEAVLRIGGNDYGTGSGNSKKEAEQEAAADAWRRLSVPAQPSAATPPEPQQLQNQTGS, from the coding sequence ATGTCTTCAACTGAAGAGCTTCTGAAGCGTCTCGGTGTCTCTATTGACGCCGGGACGCTTCGTCTTGCGCTCACACACCGTTCCTACGCCTACGAAAACGGCGGCATCCCCACCAATGAACGGCTTGAGTTCCTGGGGGACTCCATCCTGGGCTTCTCGGTCACGGATGCGCTGTACCGGGACAACCCGACGCTGCCCGAAGGGGACCTGGCCAAGCGCCGCTCCGCCGTCGTCAGCACCCGGGCCCTCGCGGGCATCGGCCGGAGCATCGGCCTCGGTGAGTACATCTACCTCGGGCAGGGCGAAAAGCTCACCGAAGGCAAGAACAAGGCGTCCATCCTGGCGGACACCATGGAGGCACTGATCGGTGCCACCTATGTCTCCAACGACATTGAAACGGCACGCCAGCTGGTCATGCGGCTGATCGGGCCGCTGCTCAAGGACGCAGCCGCGCTCGGCGCCGGCACCGACTGGAAGACGAGCATCCAGGAGCTCGCGGCAAGCCGCCAGCTCGGGACCATCAACTACGCCGTGGAGGGCTCCGGCCCGGACCACGCGCGGACGTTCGAGGCCGTGCTGCGGATCGGCGGCAACGACTACGGTACCGGCTCCGGCAATTCCAAAAAGGAAGCCGAGCAGGAAGCCGCCGCGGACGCCTGGCGCAGGCTTTCCGTCCCCGCGCAACCCTCTGCCGCAACGCCGCCGGAGCCGCAGCAGCTGCAGAACCAGACCGGCAGCTAG
- the rsmD gene encoding 16S rRNA (guanine(966)-N(2))-methyltransferase RsmD yields the protein MSRIIAGAAGGMPLTSVPGSLTRPTTDRVKEALFSRLDAFEVVADARVLDLYAGSGSLGVESASRGAETVDLVEFDAKASEVCQRNADLVNTVARRKVVSVHRSKVESFLDRTQDSVRWDLIFLDPPYPLDEPALAEVLAKLLPHLAEGAVVVVERSARTPEPSWPEGMERFAERKYGETRLWFAEPSVEEVPEADVAEALDEQPENGN from the coding sequence GTGAGCCGCATCATCGCCGGCGCCGCGGGCGGCATGCCGCTGACCAGCGTCCCCGGATCCCTGACCCGGCCCACCACGGACCGCGTGAAGGAAGCTCTCTTTTCCCGCCTGGATGCCTTCGAGGTTGTGGCGGACGCCCGCGTCCTTGACCTGTACGCCGGCTCCGGTTCGCTCGGCGTGGAAAGCGCCAGCCGCGGCGCCGAAACCGTGGACCTCGTGGAATTCGACGCCAAAGCCAGCGAGGTCTGCCAGCGCAACGCGGACCTCGTCAACACGGTCGCGCGCCGCAAGGTGGTCTCCGTGCACCGCTCCAAGGTCGAATCGTTCCTGGACCGGACCCAGGACAGTGTCCGCTGGGACCTCATCTTCCTCGATCCGCCCTACCCGCTCGATGAACCGGCGCTGGCCGAGGTGCTGGCCAAGCTGCTCCCGCATCTTGCGGAGGGCGCCGTCGTCGTCGTGGAGCGCTCCGCGCGGACCCCCGAACCGTCCTGGCCGGAGGGCATGGAGCGGTTCGCGGAGCGGAAGTACGGCGAGACGCGGCTCTGGTTCGCCGAACCCAGTGTCGAGGAAGTCCCGGAAGCAGACGTCGCCGAGGCGCTCGACGAGCAGCCGGAGAACGGCAACTAG
- a CDS encoding aminotransferase class I/II-fold pyridoxal phosphate-dependent enzyme, giving the protein MSATHQQFPWQRAATGANLLSTEGTLGVTIFEEMTTLALQTGAINLGQGFPDEDGPAEIKAAAQAAIAAGYNQYAPGKGIVELRDAISLHQERFYGLTPDPQTEIIVTTGATEAIAASLLALVGPGDEVLTFEPFYDSYGAIIGLSGARHVTAPLLAPDFMPDLAALEAAFNTRTKVVLVNNPHNPTGAVFPREVLERVVELATKYDAVIITDEVYEHLTFGVRHIPLATLPGAAERTLTISSAGKTFSFTGWKIGWLSGPEHLVAAARTVKQFLSYSSGTPFQGAIAVGLGLPDEFYAGIADTLQLKRDILSEGLRAAGLDVFTPQGTYFVNVDTAPLGISDAVDLARRLPALVGVAAIPVPVFCHPEGAERTRSLLRFAFCKRIDVLQEAAERISTLRDRL; this is encoded by the coding sequence ATGTCAGCAACTCACCAGCAGTTCCCGTGGCAGCGCGCTGCCACCGGCGCCAACCTGCTCTCCACCGAGGGCACCCTGGGCGTAACGATTTTCGAGGAAATGACCACCCTGGCCCTGCAAACCGGCGCCATCAACCTGGGACAGGGCTTCCCGGACGAGGACGGGCCGGCGGAGATCAAGGCCGCGGCGCAGGCCGCGATCGCCGCCGGCTATAACCAGTACGCCCCGGGCAAGGGCATCGTGGAGCTCCGGGATGCGATCTCCCTCCACCAGGAACGGTTCTACGGCCTGACCCCGGACCCGCAGACCGAAATCATCGTCACCACCGGCGCCACCGAGGCCATTGCCGCCTCACTCCTCGCCCTCGTGGGCCCCGGCGACGAGGTCCTCACCTTCGAGCCGTTCTACGACTCCTACGGCGCCATCATCGGGCTCTCCGGCGCCCGCCACGTCACGGCCCCGCTGCTGGCACCGGACTTCATGCCCGACCTGGCTGCCCTCGAGGCGGCCTTCAACACCCGCACCAAGGTGGTGCTGGTCAACAACCCGCACAACCCGACCGGAGCGGTGTTCCCGCGGGAGGTGCTGGAACGCGTCGTCGAACTCGCCACCAAATACGACGCCGTCATCATCACCGACGAGGTCTACGAGCACCTCACCTTCGGCGTCCGCCACATCCCGCTGGCCACGCTGCCCGGCGCGGCCGAGCGCACGCTGACCATTTCCTCGGCCGGGAAGACGTTCTCCTTCACCGGGTGGAAGATCGGCTGGCTGAGCGGCCCGGAGCATCTCGTGGCCGCCGCCCGGACGGTCAAGCAGTTCCTCAGCTACAGCTCGGGCACACCGTTCCAGGGCGCCATCGCCGTCGGCCTCGGCCTGCCGGATGAGTTCTATGCCGGAATCGCCGATACCCTCCAGCTCAAGCGGGACATCCTCAGCGAAGGTCTCCGCGCGGCCGGACTGGACGTCTTCACCCCGCAGGGGACGTACTTCGTGAACGTGGACACCGCGCCGCTGGGCATTTCCGACGCGGTGGACCTGGCCCGCCGGCTGCCGGCCCTCGTCGGCGTCGCCGCCATCCCGGTGCCGGTCTTCTGCCACCCTGAAGGGGCCGAGCGCACGCGCAGCCTGCTGCGGTTCGCTTTCTGCAAGCGGATCGACGTCCTGCAGGAGGCCGCCGAGCGGATCTCCACGCTGCGGGACCGGCTCTAG